In the genome of Nitratireductor sp. GISD-1A_MAKvit, the window ACGCTCGGGTCATCCCAGAAGATGTCCTGCGTGCCATTGCCGTGGTGCACGTCCCAGTCAACGATGGCAACGCGTTCTGCTCCGTGCCTGTTCTGCGCGTGGCGGGCAGCCACAGCAGCGCTGTTGAACAGGCAGAATCCCATGGCACGGTTCTTTTCGGCATGATGGCCAGGCGGTCGCCCGGCAACGAAAGCATTGCCCGCCTCGCCGGAGAACACATCGTCCACGCCTGCGAGCGCCCCGCCAATCGCCGTCAATGCCGCTTCAAGACTTTTCGGGCTGACAGTCGTGTCCTCGTCTATGACCGCCAGTCCCTCCGCAGGAATGCTCCCCTTCACCTTGTCGAGATGCTCCGGTGGATGCGCAAGCAGAACCGTCTCCTCTTGGGCAAGCGGCGCTTCCAGCCGCTCGAGATAGGCGAATGGCTCGTCGTCCAGGCAATCGACAATCACCCGCAGGCGGTCGGGGCCGCTCCGGGTGGCCCGGCGGCGTGAGGTGTTCACGACAGATCGGGTGTGTGTAGAAACGGGTTCTCATCCCACAAGTGTAGTGGTCAAAGGTCAGCTTGACCATGAGGCGGCTCAACGCCGCTCCCACCGTCAACAGGGTTTCACCCCGCCGTTTCCCGGGACCCGGTCGCGGGCCGGACACGCACTGTTTCCAGCGCCCGATCCTTCAGCTCGCGGAATTGTTTCGACGCATCGCTCAAACGCCGGTCCCATTCGGGATTGGGCGTCTGCCCTTCGATGACCTTGAAATATACAGACATGAGCGCTGCGATGGCAAAAGGCTCGATCAACGCTGCCTTCACCGCCCATGCAAACACGATTGCAAACACGAAGGCCCAGCCCGAAAGCTGACCCGGCATCGCATAGAGAATGGCGCCCGCCGGTGCCAGCATGACAAGGAACACGACAAAGGTGAGCAACCACATGAAAAGCGCCAGCCAGACGGCGTTTTTCAGCATGGTCTTGCCGTTCTGCGCATAGAGCACGACGCCGTGGCGCGCCGTTTCGAACGGGGTGCTGGATTTGATGCGGATGTTGTAGCCGAGAATGATTTCGTCGACATAGGTCAGCGCGATGCGGATCACCGTATTTACAAAACGCATGAGCGTGTCGAGGCCGGGAATGGGCAGAAAGCCGGCAATCCCGCCCAACAGCCCGGTCAGAACACGAATCACGCCCTTCACAAGCTGATCGAGAACGAAAAGAATGTTGGCTTCGGCGAAACGCGCTGTCACTTCCTGACGCGCATAGCTGATCTGGCTCTTGCCATCTGGCACGTCGCGCCCGTCAATCAGGTGCACCATGACCGCGATATGACCAGCCTTGACGATGTAAAGGATGTACTCGCGGATCCAGTAGACGATGGCTGAGACCAGCCCGAAACCGACAACACCGCCCCACAGCGCAAATGTGCCGGGGCCGCCGGGGTCCGTGGAGATGTGGCCGACACCATAGCCGACGCCAGCCCCCGTTCCCGTGGCAAAGATATAGGCCACCGTGATCCCGAAATAGACAAGCATGCGCAGCACGATGAAAGGCCATGTCCGGCCCATGATCGCAAGCGTCCTGCCTATGTCAAAATCCCACATCTCATTCCCCCTCAATCGAATTCGGTGGAGGATGACCGATGAAAACGGAATGTCAACGCCCCAAATGGGGGAGCCGGAAGCACCGATCTACACGATGTCGGTAGACGCGATCTCGATGCCGAAACCTTCGAGCCCCACATAGTGCCGCTCGCGCGAGGCCATCAGCTTGATGGAGGAAATGCCAAGATCCTTGAGAATCTGCGCGCCAAGGCCGATTTCGCGCCATTCGCTCTCACGCCGCAGCGCCTCGTCATGGTCCTCGCGGTCGCTGCCAGCCGGACGACGGCGGTTTTCATGGGCCACCCCCACAGAACCTTCACGCAGATAGACAAGAACGCCGCGACCAAGGCCCGCCATGCGGTCCATGGCTTCGCGCAGCCGCTCTTCCGTGCCGAACACGTCCGTCACCACATCCTCGGTGTGCAGCCTGACCGGGATATCCACCCCGTCACGGATGTCGCCAAACACGATCGCCACATGCTGCATCGCCTCCCACGGGAGCGTATAGGCATGTGCTTTTGCCGGCCCGCTCGGCGTGTCGATGTCGAAGCTCGCCACCCGTTCCACCAGCGTTTCCTGCCGCTGGCGGTAAGCAATGAGGTCGGCAACGGAGACCTGTTTGAGGCCGTTTTTCTCCGCAAAGGCCGAAACCTGCGGTCCGCGCATCACAGTGCCATCATCGTTGACCAGTTCGCAGATGACGCCGATGGGCGGCAGCCCGGCGAGCTTGCACAGATCGACGGCAGCCTCCGTATGGCCCGAGCGCATCAGCACGCCGCCCTCGCGCGCAACCAGCGGGAAGATGTGGCCCGGACGCACGAAGTCGCCAGGTCCCACATTCGGGTTAGCCAGATTGCGCACGGTCAGTGTGCGGTCCTCGGCTGAAATGCCGGTGGTGGTGCCATGTTTGAAATCGACGCTCACGGTGAATGCCGTCGCATGCGGCGCATCGTTCTCGGCCACCATGGGTGCAAGGTTCAGCCGCTTCGCCTCGCCATGGGGCATCGGCGCGCACACGATGCCCGACGTGTGGCGCACGATGAAAGCCATCTTTTCGGGCGTGCAGTGCACGGCCGCAACGATGATGTCGCCCTCGTTCTCGCGCCCGTCATCGTCCATGACGACAACCATTTCGCCCTTCTCAAAGGCGCGCAGGGCTTCGACGACCTTCTTTTGATCATATGCCATCAGGAAACTCCGTCAGATGCGGCCGGTCTGGCCGCGATGGCGCAGATAGTGATCGGCGATTGCGCAGGCAACCATCGCTTCGGCAATCGGCACGGCGCGGATGCCCACGCAAGGATCATGCCTTCCCTTGGTCAGGACATCGACCTCATTGCCATCCCTGTCGATGCTCTGGCGCGGCGTCAGGATAGAAGATGTCGGCTTGACGGCAAAGCGCGCGACAATCGGCTCGCCGGTGGAGATCCCCCCCAGAATGCCGCCGGCATTGTTGCTGAGGAACCGCGGGGTTCCGTCATTTCCCATGCGCATCTCGTCGGCGTTCTCCTCGCCGGTGATGCGGGCTGCCTCGAACCCGTTGCCGATTTCCACGCCCTTCACGGCGTTGATCGACATGAGATTGGCGCAGATGTCCTGGTCGAGCTTGGCATAAATCGGCGCGCCTAACCCCTCTGGAACACCCTCTGCAACCACCTCGATGACCGCGCCCACCGAGGAGCCGGCCTTGCGGATGCCATCGAGATAGTCGGAAAAGACCGGAACAGACTTCGGATCCGGCGTGAAAAACGGGTTCTCCGCATCGCCGATGAAATCCCAGTTCCAGTTCGCCCTGTCGATTTCCTTTTCGCCCATGGCGACCAGAGCCGCGCGCACGGCCATGCCCGGCACCACCTTGCGCGCAAGTGCGCCGGCAGCCACCCGCGTTGCCGTCTCGCGCGCCGAAGAGCGCCCGCCGCCGCGATAGTCGCGCAGGCCATATTTGGTCTCATAGGTGTAGTCGGCGTGACCCGGCCGGAACCGCTTTGCGATCTCGCCATAATCCTTGGACCGCTGGTCGACATTCTCGATCATCATGGAGACCGGGGTCCCCGTGGTGATCAGCGTTTCGCCATCCTCGTCGGGCAGCACGCCCGAGAGGATCTTCACTTCGTCCGGCTCGCGCCGCTGGGTGACAAAACGCGACTGTCCCGGCCGCCGTCTGTCCAGCTCCGCCTGAATGTCGGCCTGTGTGAAACGGATGCCGGGCGGGCACCCGTCAACCACGCAGCCAATGGCCGGGCCATGGCTCTCGCCCCATGTGGTGACACGAAACAGGTGGCCGAATGTGTTGTGAGACATAGATGCGGGCTTCCAGAAATCCTGACACAGCAGCCGTCGCGGTCGGGCCGCGGGCCAATCGCCTCGCTTCTATTGGCGTTTGCCGGCACCGTCAAACCGGATTGCCTTTCGCACCAGTTTTGACACATTTATGTGCTTCAACTGAAACGGTGACACCGTCACCAATTTTTGAGGCCCACATCGAAACCCAAGAGGTATTGAATGCGCATTTTCGCTGCTGTGGGGGGCTTATTCATGCTTGTGTCCTCGGCCCTTGCCCTGGATGCCGAAGGAACAATCAAGAATGTCGATACCGACAAGCTGACCATCACGCTCGAAAACGGAGAAACATACCGGCTTCCCGGCGAGATGGATGTAACCGCCGTCGAAACCGGAATGTCCGTCATTCTCGCCTATCGCGAGGTCGACAATGGCGTGAGGCAGATCACCGACATGCTCTTGCCGGAATAGTTTCAGAGCCAGTCTGCCGAACCATTCTCAAAACGCAGGATTTTGTCCTGAGGGATGGCGAGTGCTGCCGCCTCGTCGCTCGAAGCGTGCCCGGTGAGATAGAGGAGCGAACGGATGACCCCGCCATGGGTCACGCAAATCGTTGGCGTCCGAACCTCTTCAAGCCAGGGCTTGATGCGCTCTGCGAGCGTTTCGTAGCTCTCGGCAGCCTCCCCGGGGGGCAGGAAGCTCCACTTGTTTTGTGAACGCCCGGCCGTGCAGCCCGGTTTCGCCGCTTCCAGCTCGGCATAGGTATATCCCTGCCAGTCGCCGAAATTGAGCTCCATCAGGCGCGGGTCGGTGCGATAGCCTTCCCGTGGAAGGCCAAGCCCTGCACGCACCCGTTCCATGGTTTCCCGCGTACGCCGTAAGGGGCTTGCGACAAAATCAAAACCGCTGGCATCGTGGTCGAGCAGGTCGGCAAGGCGGATACCGTTGCGGTCGGCCTGCACCTGGCCAACCGCATTGATGTCCGTATCGGCCTGTCCCTGAAGTCGCTCTTCTGCGTTCCAGGCCGTCTGGCCGTGGCGGATGATAAAAAGTCTTGGAAGCACAACTCGCCTGCGAACTTATTCGTTCACCACCGAAATGTCGGGGGCATCGACCGCCTTCATTCCCACCACGTGGTAGCCGGAATCCACATGCAGAATTTCGCCGGTCACGCCGCGCGAAAGATGCGACAGCATGTAAAGCGCTGAATCGCCCACTTCATCAGTGGTGACCACCCGCTTCAGCGGCGAATTGTACTCGTTCCAGCGCAGGATATAGCGGAAATCACCGATGCCGGAGGCGGCCAGCGTCTTGATCGGACCGGCCGAAATGGCGTTGACGCGGATGTTGTTGCCGCCCATGTCGACGGCAAGATAACGCACGCTGGCCTCGAGCGCGGCCTTGGCGACCCCCATGACATTGTAATGCGGCATAACCTTCTCGGCGCCGTAATAGGTCAGCGTCAGGATCGATCCACCATCGCTCATCAGCGGCTCGGCGCGTTTGGCAATGGCCGTCAGCGAATAGACCGAAATGTCCATGCTGCGCAGGAAGTTTTCACGGCTCGTATCGACATATCGGCCCGTCAGCTCGTCCTTGTCGGAGAAAGCGACCGCATGAACGAGAAAATCCAGCTTGCCCCACTCTTTTTCAAGTTTTGCAAACACCGCATCGACACTGTCCATGTCCGTCACATCGCAATGACCGGCGACAATGGCGCCCAGCTCTTCGGCCAGCGGCTCCACACGCTTCTTTAGCGCGTCACCCTGATAGGTGAGCGCAAGCTCTGCACCCGCATTGGCGCATGCTTTCGCGATCCCCCAGGCGATCGAACGGTTGTTGGCGACCCCCAGAATGAGCCCGCGCTTTCCGGCCATCAGGCCATTGCCATTGGTCATGGAATGGTTCTCCGAATTCAATTGCCGAAGCGTCATGCATTCACCTGAAGGCGCGGCGCTTCATCGTCCCGTGTTCTGCATTTGCACAGCCGGCGATTCCCCGGTCGCGCAATGCGATAAGCCGGCAGCCCTATCGCACAGCCCGGCCAAGGCATCAAGCGGATTGGCGGAACAATGCTTCAAGAGCCGGGTCTCCGCCCTCCGGCAGCATGATCTGAACATGGACGTAAAGATCGCCATGCCCCTCTGTCTTGCGCGGCAGCCCGCGTCCCTTCAGGCGCATGGTCTTGCCGGAGCTGGTCCATGCGGGAACCGTCAGCGCAAGGCG includes:
- the fabI gene encoding enoyl-ACP reductase FabI, producing the protein MTNGNGLMAGKRGLILGVANNRSIAWGIAKACANAGAELALTYQGDALKKRVEPLAEELGAIVAGHCDVTDMDSVDAVFAKLEKEWGKLDFLVHAVAFSDKDELTGRYVDTSRENFLRSMDISVYSLTAIAKRAEPLMSDGGSILTLTYYGAEKVMPHYNVMGVAKAALEASVRYLAVDMGGNNIRVNAISAGPIKTLAASGIGDFRYILRWNEYNSPLKRVVTTDEVGDSALYMLSHLSRGVTGEILHVDSGYHVVGMKAVDAPDISVVNE
- the aroC gene encoding chorismate synthase; its protein translation is MSHNTFGHLFRVTTWGESHGPAIGCVVDGCPPGIRFTQADIQAELDRRRPGQSRFVTQRREPDEVKILSGVLPDEDGETLITTGTPVSMMIENVDQRSKDYGEIAKRFRPGHADYTYETKYGLRDYRGGGRSSARETATRVAAGALARKVVPGMAVRAALVAMGEKEIDRANWNWDFIGDAENPFFTPDPKSVPVFSDYLDGIRKAGSSVGAVIEVVAEGVPEGLGAPIYAKLDQDICANLMSINAVKGVEIGNGFEAARITGEENADEMRMGNDGTPRFLSNNAGGILGGISTGEPIVARFAVKPTSSILTPRQSIDRDGNEVDVLTKGRHDPCVGIRAVPIAEAMVACAIADHYLRHRGQTGRI
- the ribB gene encoding 3,4-dihydroxy-2-butanone-4-phosphate synthase — its product is MAYDQKKVVEALRAFEKGEMVVVMDDDGRENEGDIIVAAVHCTPEKMAFIVRHTSGIVCAPMPHGEAKRLNLAPMVAENDAPHATAFTVSVDFKHGTTTGISAEDRTLTVRNLANPNVGPGDFVRPGHIFPLVAREGGVLMRSGHTEAAVDLCKLAGLPPIGVICELVNDDGTVMRGPQVSAFAEKNGLKQVSVADLIAYRQRQETLVERVASFDIDTPSGPAKAHAYTLPWEAMQHVAIVFGDIRDGVDIPVRLHTEDVVTDVFGTEERLREAMDRMAGLGRGVLVYLREGSVGVAHENRRRPAGSDREDHDEALRRESEWREIGLGAQILKDLGISSIKLMASRERHYVGLEGFGIEIASTDIV
- a CDS encoding DUF1344 domain-containing protein → MRIFAAVGGLFMLVSSALALDAEGTIKNVDTDKLTITLENGETYRLPGEMDVTAVETGMSVILAYREVDNGVRQITDMLLPE
- a CDS encoding histidine phosphatase family protein, whose translation is MLPRLFIIRHGQTAWNAEERLQGQADTDINAVGQVQADRNGIRLADLLDHDASGFDFVASPLRRTRETMERVRAGLGLPREGYRTDPRLMELNFGDWQGYTYAELEAAKPGCTAGRSQNKWSFLPPGEAAESYETLAERIKPWLEEVRTPTICVTHGGVIRSLLYLTGHASSDEAAALAIPQDKILRFENGSADWL